In Pseudomonadota bacterium, the sequence CTGCCGTCTCCCACGACGGCAGCCGGACCCGCGGGCACTGCGCCTCGGCCTCCGCTAGCTGATGGAGCTCATAGGTGAATTCATGCGCGGACCGGGGGTACTACTCCTGATCCTCGCAGTGCTGGCGATCGAAGCTGCGCTACTCAGCGCCCTCGCCTCCCGGCGAGGCCCGGCGCCCGCCTCGTCGCGATCGCCCCTAAAGGGCACGTTGGCCAATCTGGCGGCCGGCGCATGCTTGGTCTTCGCCATGCTGGCGAGCACCCTCGAGGCGCACTGGGGCTGGAACGCTCTGTTCCTCACCGGGGCTTTCCTGGCGCACCTGGTGGATCTGAGCGACCGTTGGTAGGGCCGCACGCATCTAGGGAATCTCTGCACAAGTCCGCTGTCGCACTACGCGAGTCATCCACTTTCAGGTCGACATCGAACTACTGAGCGTCCAGATCGACGCAGCGCCAGGACCCCCAAATGCGCCCAACCCTCGCGACCACCGCCCTCATCGCCCTGCTCAGCACAGCGGCGTGCGGGGAGTGGACCGCCTCACCAAGCGACGCTTCGCCTTCATCGGACGTGTCGACGCCCGAGCTCGTCGCCCTCGCTACCGATGGCCCCTACGAGCTTCGCCCACCCAGCCGCGACGGCATCGGCAAGGTCTACCTCGGCCGGGAGATCTCCCACGTCATGGGCCACCTGGGCGCTGGCTGGCTCGAGCGGCCGGCCCGCGAGCAGGAGGAGCGCACGGACCTGCTGATCGACGCCCTGCCCATCGAGCGCGACTCCGTGGTGGCCGATATTGGCGCGGGCACCGGGTACTTCACGTTCCCCGTGGCCGAACGGGTGCCCGATGGGCAGGTGCTGGCCGTGGACATCCAGCCCGAGATGCTCGAGCGCATCGAGGAGCGCAAGGCGGACCGGGAGATCCGCAACGTGCAGACCGTGCTCGGCACGGTTGCCGATCCGAGGCTCGAGGCCGACAGCGTCGACCTGATCTTCATCGTGGACGCCTACCACGAGTTCTCCCACCCCCAGGAGATGGGCACGGCCATGGCGCGCGCCCTACGCCCCGGCGGCTACCTCGTGCTCATCGAGTACCGCTTGGAGGACCCCTCGGTGCGCATCAAGCGCCTGCACAAGATGACCGAAGAGCAGGCCAAACGGGAGATGGACGCCATCGGTTTGAACTGGTTGGAAACCAAGAGTTTCCTTCCAAAACAGCACTTTATGGTCTTCCAGAAGCCCTGAGCGCCCGCTCAGGGCAGCCCACCTCGGCGCCCGCCTTGGCGCCAAAACAAAGATTCTGCCGCGACTCGCAGATCACGTTATGATCGGCGGGCCACGGGCGAGCAGGCGCGCGGGAAGAATGCGCCAGCTCGTGGACGTCATTCACGTCACGGAGTCCGACACTATGAATCTTCGCTCGTCATCGACCGTCGCCGCCCTCGCGTGCGCGGTCGTGGCCGCGTCGCTACCCGCTCACGCAGGGGCAGCCACGCCGGCCAATATCGATCCCTGGGTCCTCGAGGCCACGGAGAATGCCAGCGCCGAGTTCATCGTCTTCCTCGATGAGCAAGCCGATCTCGCCGGCGTCGACAAGAAGCGCACCCGGCGCAAGCGCGGCGCCGCCGTGCACCGCCTGCTCACGGAGAAGGCCGCCGCCACCCAGGGTCCCCTCCTCGAGCGCCTGCGCGAGGCGGGCGTGGAGCACCGTGCCTACTGGATCGCCAACATGATCTGGGTACGCGGCAGTCGCGCCCTCGCCGAGGAGCTGGCGGCCCGCAGGGACGTCGCCCACATCTACGCCAACCCCACGGTGCAGATGGCACCGCCCCAGGTACACCCTGCTGACCTGCTCCTCGGCCCCCAGGGCATCGAGCAGAGCCTGCAGCAGATCGGCGTGCCCGACACCTTCTGGGCCAACGGCTTCACGGGCGAAGGCATCGTGATCGGCGGCCAGGACACGGGCTACGACTGGGACCACCCGGCCCTGATCAACCACTACCGCGGCAACGATGCTGGCACCGTCGACCACAACTACCACTGGCACGACTCGATCCACTCGGGCTTCGGCAATCCCTGCGGTGTCGACTCCCCCGTGCCCTGCGACGACAACGATCACGGCACCCACACGATGGGCACCATGGTCGGTGACGACGGTGGCAGCAACCAGATCGGCGTCGCCCCCGGCGCGACGTGGATCGGCTGTCGCAACATGGACCGCGGCAACGGCACCCCGGCCACCTACAGCGAGTGCTTCGAGTGGTTCGTGGCCCCCACGGATCTCAATGGCCAGAACCCGCGCCCGGACCTCGCCCCGCACGTGATCAACAACAGCTGGAGCTGCCCCACGAGCGAGGGTTGCACGGACCCGAACGTGATGCTGACGGTGGTCAACAACGCCCGTGCCGCCGGCATCGTGGTGGTGGTGTCGGCAGGTAACTCCGGCTCCGGGTGCAGCACCGTGAACACCCCGGCCGCTATCTACGATGCGTCCACCACCGTGGGCTCGGTGAACTCCTTCAGCGAAA encodes:
- a CDS encoding class I SAM-dependent methyltransferase; the encoded protein is MRPTLATTALIALLSTAACGEWTASPSDASPSSDVSTPELVALATDGPYELRPPSRDGIGKVYLGREISHVMGHLGAGWLERPAREQEERTDLLIDALPIERDSVVADIGAGTGYFTFPVAERVPDGQVLAVDIQPEMLERIEERKADREIRNVQTVLGTVADPRLEADSVDLIFIVDAYHEFSHPQEMGTAMARALRPGGYLVLIEYRLEDPSVRIKRLHKMTEEQAKREMDAIGLNWLETKSFLPKQHFMVFQKP
- a CDS encoding S8 family serine peptidase, which produces MNLRSSSTVAALACAVVAASLPAHAGAATPANIDPWVLEATENASAEFIVFLDEQADLAGVDKKRTRRKRGAAVHRLLTEKAAATQGPLLERLREAGVEHRAYWIANMIWVRGSRALAEELAARRDVAHIYANPTVQMAPPQVHPADLLLGPQGIEQSLQQIGVPDTFWANGFTGEGIVIGGQDTGYDWDHPALINHYRGNDAGTVDHNYHWHDSIHSGFGNPCGVDSPVPCDDNDHGTHTMGTMVGDDGGSNQIGVAPGATWIGCRNMDRGNGTPATYSECFEWFVAPTDLNGQNPRPDLAPHVINNSWSCPTSEGCTDPNVMLTVVNNARAAGIVVVVSAGNSGSGCSTVNTPAAIYDASTTVGSVNSFSEISSFSSRGPVTVDGSNRLKPDLVAPGENIRSSVVGGGYARFSGTSMSGPHVAGMTALLMSSQSCLERDPDAVEAFMKANAQFWTSTQNCGGIPGNIQPSPVYGYGEIRSALPGVADCVAPIGGGGAGLNLGSSIAICIPPSGAAGRVIAEVDQALAFNCEAAGLDVNSGERVIMVLRGTASGTALQGTLTGVDGQVAVCRNQTTGQSVNVPLSGADAWDCSAAGLSAAPGDSVQQILVGTAE